One Oncorhynchus mykiss isolate Arlee chromosome 25, USDA_OmykA_1.1, whole genome shotgun sequence genomic window, CTTTCCAAATCTCTGGATAGAGATAACATTTAAAGGTGCCATTTGTAGAGAGCACTAGGAATTGTTTCCCCACACTTGAAAGGCAAATTTTTCCAAACCATTAAATTGTCTTAGAGATCAGTGAAAGAGGTAAGGGCATGGTTAAGTGTGAAGACAGAAGTGCTTTTCTACAAGACCGAGGATATTCGTTTTGTTGATGTGACAACAGGTTCTCAACTTGGGAAAACAAAAATGGTGAGTTCTGCAAAATAGAATGTCACAAAAAATAGGTATGATGATGGAGCATTGATTGTTTGTATTGAGAAGTAGCCTGCGGTATCCATGCAGTGAATGATATTAAATAAAGGCTGCTTCGGTGGTTGACAATTTTAGCATTTTGCGGAAGCAATATTATGAAGACCATGACTCAATATATCACTGGGGTATTCGTGCTCTCTATACAGGGCTAATATGAAACAGTATCCATTGTATGTACTATGCTGGGGCTGAAAAACAACATGAAATGTTGTGTCAACCAAGACAGACAGACTTTAGAAACTAAACTGTGTCAGCCACTAAGACACGAATACCAGGAGGTGAATACCGGTCATCAATATGCTGTACTATGTATTACTAAGAGAGACTGTAAAGTATGGTATTGTATGATTAGAATTCCTTAACCCACTTGCAATGCATGAGTAAACCATACCTTGAGTATGAACAGTGCATTTATATCGCCATCTTGTGGCATCAGATAAGACTGCATCCCTCTGGATCCTCCAGCAATGAGCCTGAAAATCGAAGTTCTGTATAAAAACGAGGACCACATTTAGGCCATGAAACTACTTTTATAAACAGTCCTCACagtttggctagctagcaagcaagggataagaacgttggtatccagtatggcaatggaaatTTAGaatgaatgactgggtcgcgtctatagatacagaacaaaaagtctgaacgactgggtctctaGCATTGGAACCGATGGAATGAATGACCAGCTGgattgggtagcaaccctagatttgtcacaggactatatcttgtggaaggatgaaatattatgaataaattcatcaaaataacattttttatgaaaatatgtcaatcattatttgaatgttggtaacccattgcataaaagtgataatgcccttgaagccggtgttaggaggatatattggcacaggttCGTTTctggcctaacaacacccgtgccaatatatcctccaaacaccggcttctagggcattatcacttttatgcaatgggttaccaacattcaaataatgattgatatattttcattaaaaaaaaattatttggattcttgcattctatccatgctggcTTTTCCGGGCTACCAGAGACATGAAACAGATTGGTGACAGCCTGTATGCCCTTCCACCTATCTATTGTGCCATTTGCCTAAATggataatggaaacacttcaatCACTTCACTTTTATTCAACACTCATTTGTTTTTTAGGGTATGACATCATTACGTCCAGCTGTTTTTATCGACACAAGACACACTGTTCAATGGAAACGCACCGTAGCAGGCAATTGTCCCCACTGGGCATAcaatggttgaatcaacgttattTCCAACGTGGCTGACTTTCCCTTTATGTAAATAGATGTAAATTGAACATCTGTGCCCAGATTTATTCTATTTTCTATGCAaactttctaaatgtcgtcaAAAAATTACTggacaagttaatggaaacataTAGCTAATGTTAAGCTTTAGATGGGTTCTTGCTGCAATGATAACTGGATAATCTTAGACACATTAGCATTTCATTTCTGTGGTGTGGACAGATCAATAAGTATGCCTCCTGCATCTCTGTCATTGAGAAGCCACTTATTTTCATCATCTAGAAACATTGTCTGCGTCCTAATTCTCTATCCTTCACCCAAAGTGTGCACACTTCCCACACAGATTTTAAAGCATTAGTTTGGTAtaagcattggctggagggagTTTCCACCATTGTTAAATCCCTGGCGGGAAGTGTGCTTAGGGATAAGGGTGGAAAATAGGGATGCTACCCCTAACTATTTCATGCATCACATGTTGATCAGCTTTGAACAATAgtctactatactactactgttTAATCTCCCATCAACCTTCAGTTGCAGAATGACAACACTTAAGAGTGTGTAAGATAAATTACCCCTAAATAAACAAATGACATGAAttaggatagagagggagaatatacagtaccatttaTTTCTTATCTTTCCAAATCTCTGGATAGAGATAACATTTAAAGGTGCCATTTGTAGAGAGCACTAGGAATTGTTTCCCCACACTTGAAAGGCAAATTTTTCCAAACCATTAAATTGTCTTAGAGATCAGTGAAAGAGGTAAGGGCATGGTTAAGTGTGAAGACAGAAGTGCTTTTCTACAAGACCGAGGATATTCGTTTTGTTGATGTGACAACAGGTTCTCAACTTGGGAAAACAAAAATGGTGAGTTCTGCAAAATAGAATGTCACAAAAAATAGGTATGATGATGGAGCATTGATTGTTTGTATTGAGAAGTAGCCTGCGGTATCCATGCAGTGAATGATATTAAATAAAGGCTGCTTCGGTGGTTGACAATTTTAGCATTTTGCGGAAGCAATATTATGAAGACCATGACTCAATATATCACTGGGGTATTCGTGCTCTCTATACAGGGCTAATATGAAACAGTATCCATTGTATGTACTATGCTGGGGCTGAAAAACAACATGAAATGTTGTGTCAACCAAGACAGACAGACTTTAGAAACTAAACTGTGTCAGCCACTAAGACACGAATACCAGGAGGTGAATACCGGTCATCAATATGCTGTACTATGTATTACTAAGAGAGACTGTAAAGTATGGTATTGTATGATTAGAATTCCTTAACCCACTTGCAATGCATGAGTAAACCATACCTTGAGTATGAACAGTGCATTTATATCGCCATCTTGTGGCATCAGATAAGACTGCATCCCTCTGGATCCTCCAGCAATGAGCCTGAAAATCGAAGTTCTGTATAAAAACGAGGACCACATTTAGGCCATGAAACTACTTTTATAAACAGTCCTCACATATTGCATTATATGTGTAAATGTACATAATAAAATACACtaaagtgtttctgtgtgttatcatacTCCACATCTACAGCAGTCACTGTGAGGAGGCAAGGATTATTGTATTGGGAAGTTAGGCTACATTATCCAGAAGAGATCGCTTTCAAACCAGATGCGCAGTTCCTCATAGCATGCAATCAAATTctaaaatatcaaatttacagaGGTATTCACATCACCATTGGCAGCTATTAAagctgtaagtctttctgggtacgtctctaagagctttggacACCTGGATTGTAGAATacttttattttatctttaacattcgtcaagctctgtcaaagtggttgttgatcattgctagacagccattttcaagtcttgccatagattttcaagacgatttaagccaaaactgtaactaggacacataggaacattcaatgtcatcttggtaagaaaATCCCTACTCCTTGCCGATAACACGATGTAACCAtgaccatgcttgaaaatatgaagagtggtactcagtgatgtgttgtgttgggttagccccaaacataacactttgtattagtGACATAAAGGACatcaggacataaagttcattttgtttgccacattttgtgcagttttactttagtgccttgttgcaaacaggatgcatgttttggaacatttttattctttacaggcttcctacatttcactctgtcatttaggttagtattgtggagtaactacaatattgttgatccatcctcagttttctcctatcacagccattaaactctgtaactgttttaaagtcactattggccaCATGGTGAAAtacctgagcggtttccttcctctccggtaactaggttaggaaggatgcctgtatcttcgtagtgactggatgtattgatacaccatccaaagtttaaTTAAGAACTTCataatgctcaaagggatattcaatgtctgctttttttgttacccatctaccaataggtgcccttctttgcaaggcattggaaaatctccctggtctttgtggttgaatttctgtttgaaatgtactgctcaactgagggaccttaaagataattgtactgtatgtgtggggtacagagatgaggtagtcgttcaaaaatcatgttaaacactattacctCACACAGTGAGTccgtgcaacttattatgtgagttGTTAAGCAAATTGtttctcctgaacttatttaggcttgccaggggttgaatacttattgactcaagacatttcagcttttaatttttaattaatttgtaaacatttctaaaaacataattccactttgacattacttgatattgtgtgtaggccagtgacacaaaatctccattttaacacaacaaaatgtgtaaaaagtctatgggtgtgaatactttctgaaggcactgtagcagtCAGGGTCTTCACAAGTCTCTAAAAACCAATGAAACATGGTCAATATTGAAGAGTAGTAACCCATGGGACTATAATTATGAAGTCAGAAATTATCATTGTTTTACACTGCATAAGCCCCATTGCACTTGTAGTGGTACTGCCTAAGATAGTCCCTGAGCTGATGAGGCAGTGGAAGGATCTTGATGCCCTGGTACGTAGTGCAGCTACAGATCACTGCGCGACACAGGTGCTGCAGGGTGAATGGGAAAGTCCGGGCCAGAGGGCGGGACAGGAGGGGCTCAAAGAAGAGGCATGTGGCTGGGTCGCTGTAGTGCCGGAGCAGGCCCGTCACACTCGGATCCCGGTACATGCACGGATCGCGGCCATCGAAGCTGAAGCGCTTACCGTTCTGCTCGATACGCGCATGGAGGGAGCGGCTATAGCGGCGGAAGCTGACGGAGAAGAGGAACTTGTCCTGGGCTGAGTCACGGAGGAGGAAGGTGCCCTCGGGCTGGCCTTCCAGGAGCTCCTCTGCCTGGAAGCGGTCCAGAACGCCCCAGTAACACGAGCTGTTGTTGATCTGCAGGAGGTCAGGGACTAGGATGTAATCTGTATGGCTGCCACCATAGGCTGCTCTGCCATGCGGATGGGAGAGGTCCCAGTCCTCAAGGCTCAGGGGCCTACTCAAGCAGATGCCCTCCCATGAAAGAGGTGTCGAAGGCGGGGATGTGGAAGTGGACGGGACTGGTTCTTTGCCAGCAGCCTGTGCAGCCTTGGCGGCTTGGGCAACCTCTAGGCCCACAATGGCGCTGGGGTGGGTGGCATGCTTCTTGATGAGGTGCCAGCAGTGGGCCAGCTCTGACTTGGACGAGAAGGGGCACTTGTCCTGCATGAGCTCCGTGACATGGATCGGACGCTTGGACCAGAGGAGCACAGAAAAGGCCCCCTGGTAGGCCCCCGTTGGGCagccgtggtggtggtggcgatGGTCAGTGCGGAGAGGGAAACACTGACCCACTGCATCCTGGAACTTCTGCCGGAGAGAGCGCCTAGAAAGGGCTTTCCGACAGGGGACATCTATGTCAACTTCCCCCATTACGGTACAGctacacttcctctctc contains:
- the LOC110504313 gene encoding suppressor of cytokine signaling 4-like — its product is MSEKKSRSSDICPKCGIRSWSADGYVWSCKKRSRSSRNDPGLRRPEGVGLMEEQGARSTSCPRRRRERKCSCTVMGEVDIDVPCRKALSRRSLRQKFQDAVGQCFPLRTDHRHHHHGCPTGAYQGAFSVLLWSKRPIHVTELMQDKCPFSSKSELAHCWHLIKKHATHPSAIVGLEVAQAAKAAQAAGKEPVPSTSTSPPSTPLSWEGICLSRPLSLEDWDLSHPHGRAAYGGSHTDYILVPDLLQINNSSCYWGVLDRFQAEELLEGQPEGTFLLRDSAQDKFLFSVSFRRYSRSLHARIEQNGKRFSFDGRDPCMYRDPSVTGLLRHYSDPATCLFFEPLLSRPLARTFPFTLQHLCRAVICSCTTYQGIKILPLPHQLRDYLRQYHYKCNGAYAV